From the Salvelinus fontinalis isolate EN_2023a chromosome 21, ASM2944872v1, whole genome shotgun sequence genome, the window CTATAAACAGAAGGACATTGAGAGCTGTTCAGGAGATTCCATGTAGGAATTGTCTACATTAATCTGAGAAGGAAGTGTTTACTTAGCCAGCTAATGGCTAAATAATGGAAATGTGATTCTCAATGCAGGGTTGAAACAAGCCTTCCATAATGTCATCACCTGTCTTTTTCACTTCCATAAAAAAAGTGCTATTATCCTACTTATAACACAAATGATTGCCAAACTGAGGTTGATCGCAAATGTGTCCAAGGTTTGCTCTTACCCCAGTCCCAGGACCAGGATGTGTGATAGTAGCAGTGAGGGGATGAACACTTTGAGGAACTCCGCAGAGAAGACACCTCCTTTCTTCATCGCCCCGGTCTTTCTCATGCTGAGTGTATCTGAACGCCGGGGGTGGCGGAAATGGAACTCCCTACAGGCAAAGAAATGTGGATTCATTACAGTATTATTCATCTTCTCCTTATCATGTGGAAATATTTAGCCATaagtagttttactaaatgcacaaACACACTAGGATTTACCTAGAAGACCAGATACACTAAGACTTGTATGTTTTAGGGGCAATGGGACTGTGTACATCACTCACTTAGGAGGAATGTTCTCGGGCCGACTGGACCAGTCTGCTACCCAGtctgagtccttcatcaggatatccatgtccctctccttctccagggTATCCTCCTCTGACTGCAAGGGACACATGCTGCGCATTAGGACACTGATCTCAGTACAGACAACAGGGGGAGGCAGAGACAATATGGCTGACCGCCCATACAATACAATAAACTCTGTGTGAGGCTGCCATGGTTACAGACACAGAGTCAGTCGTCAACATAAAAATGTGGCTTTGCCATGTCATCCACTgacagagtttgtgtgtgtgtgtgtaacggaaCCTAAAGCTGAGACTACTGCCGTGTCCATGGATTCAAACCCACCGGGTTAGTGTTTCCTGTCGCCATCGCCATTGTAACAAAGGTTATGGTTGTCATTCACAAGAGACTGAGAGAAGCAGCAGGTTATGTTATCATGGAAACATACATGTGACGTAGGTAGCTCAGGCACACTGAGTAATAACTCTTACTTGGCCATCTCTTCTGCTGCTCACGTCCACATCAAAGATGATCTGTCCATCATGATCATCCTCCTGGGGACTCGGAGGCCGGGGAGGACTGTGGGGAGGATCaaacaacaaaataaaaacaGTCACAGCGAATCACTGCACTCCAAGTCTTCTCTCCCTTGGTGCATAGGAATGTACACTTGTATGCAGTAACCAGGTTGAAGATTTGGGGCTTGTTCAAATTCCCAATGCATTAATCAAGAGACCTCGCCTCTGATGGCTCAATGTGCACATGAATCATGCATCTATTAGGCTTTCACTTTGCCGTCAGCCTGCAACCTCAAAGTGGATGGATGAGTCTGTCTGTGAACTCTACCATTAGTAGGCTGTTGTAGAAACACTCCTGGTAAACATTCTCAGGTGACTCATTGACAGCTGACGGACTCAGCTGACCGGGCAACCAGATAAGCCTGTGTTTATGGCAGGCAACCTCATGGCTCAGAGGGTAGGGAAAGCAGAGGTGTGAGTGGATTTAAGTCCAATGACCTCACCCTGTGCACACACAGGTGATGAAGATGTTTACTATTGCAAACGGATTATATTTACAGCGCCATAACAGCATACAGTACTATATCAATCCAGAGATTAAATCTACATTGATTTTGGGCTAGTATGTGACCTCAACAGTGAATTGAAAAGAGTTACAGGTGATTTTTAAGAATGGTTCTAGATTTTTATTATTATATGTACCTAGTTTTTTCAAGGCCAAGCTGAACTGTGTTCTTCCTCATTGTAGCACCCCCTACCTGTCACAGGAAGAGTTGCTGCGGCTAGACTCATGCTGAGCGTCCAGTAGAATCTTTTCCATGTCTCCGTTATGGATGGAAGATGAGGAGGGCACATGCTCTAGGCCCCCCACAATggcctccaccacctcctcctccaccacctgagGCAAGGGGAGCAGACCCAGAGCCTGGCCAACGGTGGAGGTAGACTGGGACAACCCCGCCGCAGCTGCGGCCGCAGCTCTGTTCATCTCCAACTCCACCCAGGACCCTGCAGGAcacgtacatacagtacatgacaTTGGTCACATTTGTCAGTTGGGATACTTAGCGAATATATCAAACTTCACAACTTATTACATATACATGATTACTTTCCATGTTTTTGTATATATTGTATGCTTTCTGTCAAAATGTTTTGCAGACCATGGCAAATTGTGCCTCTATGCTGAACTAATAGCCTAATGATTAAAAAACATCCTTCAAAAGACATTATACCTAGAACGATATGACGAGGGGGATAAAGAAACACACAGTCAGAGAGACTGGCAGAGACACACAACCACAAAGTTTAAAAAGGCCCAGAGTAGTCAAAAACTTGATTATCCTGTTTTACAAAAATGTTATGTATATTTCCAGGTTAGAGTTATTGTGAATTATCACCATgaaaatgataatgccctttaagtgtaagagctgtttgaaaagaccacctgaaatgtgtctgtttaggtggaatggagttttggcctgcctggtgacatccccTGGCGATATacactaaaagtatgtggacacttacttgtcgaacatctcattacaaaatcatgggcattaatatggagttggtttccCCTTttctgcaataacagcctccactcttctgggaaggctttccactagatgttggaatattgctgcggggacatgcttccattcagccacaagcgcattagtgaggtcaggcactgatgttgggcgattaggcctggctcgcagtcggtgttccaattcatcccaaaggtgttcgatggggttgaggtcagactttgtgcaggccagtcaagttcttccacaccgatttcgacaaaccatttctgtatggacctcgctttgtgcatggtggaaatgtcatgctgaaacaggaatgggccttcaccaaactgttaccacaaagttagaagcacataatcgtctagaatgtcattgtatgctgtagcgttaagatttcccttcaccggAACCAAGGGGCCTAGCCAGAACCATAAAAatcagccccagatcattatttctcctccactaaactttactgttggcactatgcattggggcaggaagCGTTCTCCTGgcttccgccaaacccagatggtgaagcgtgattaatcactccagagaacacgtttccactgctccagagtccaatagcggctagctttacaccactctagccgacacttggcattgcgtatagtgatcttagacttgtttgcggctgctcggccatggacactcattcatgaagctcccgacggacagttcttgtgctgacgttgcttccaaaggcagtttgctGCAACACAACAGTTccagaggacagacgatttttacgcgcttcggcattcggtggtcccgttctgtgagcttgtgtggcctaccacttcgcggcagacgtttccacttcacaataacagcacttacagttgaccgggggtagctctagcatggcagaaatttgatgaactgacttgttggaaaggtggcattctatgacggcgtcacgttgaaagtcactgagccctTCTGTACGGGCTATTCTaataccaatgtttgtctatggagattgcatcgctgtgtgctcaattctatacacctgtcagcaacgggtggctgaaatagccgaatacactaatttgaagggctgtccacatacGTTACATGGCCACAAgtaagttaatagaccaataacagagtTTCAAACCTTTCTGCCCGAAAAACAGCTAGTTCAGGTTACATATCCCTCCCATTAAGCCCCTCATTCAGACTACTTCCAAACAGCTAGCAaagttcttgcttgagaaattggtcCTTGCTATGAaggtttttgtttctttttgaccatttaaaaaaattataataaatcacagtaaggtacttaattgttacccagaaatgatttcatATTAAGATAATGCATTGGACTTTTACCCCTGCCTAAGCCAGTGGTTCTGTTAGTCTCGATTACTGCATGATGACAGGATAGTGAATACCTCTTTGTGCTGTCAGTTTACAGCACCTGCTGTGATATACAAGCCATGGCCTAGCCTGGCTGATCCATGTTACTACATGAGCCCAGGCAGGGGAGACTGCCAATCACAACTAGGATACAAATTATAGGGAGTCACAGACACTGGAGAGACATCCAGTCTCTTTCTTGCTCTGGTTTCCCCATCTTAAAATGTCTCACATACTCCCAGAAGTTAGGAAGCTAGGGTTCACAAGCAGAGCATGTGATCTCATAGCAG encodes:
- the bnip3lb gene encoding BCL2 interacting protein 3 like b, which codes for MRARPNVWRECACSIDCHMQATLLIGTMSEAAAVAENNGDAGINGSWVELEMNRAAAAAAAGLSQSTSTVGQALGLLPLPQVVEEEVVEAIVGGLEHVPSSSSIHNGDMEKILLDAQHESSRSNSSCDSPPRPPSPQEDDHDGQIIFDVDVSSRRDGQSEEDTLEKERDMDILMKDSDWVADWSSRPENIPPKEFHFRHPRRSDTLSMRKTGAMKKGGVFSAEFLKVFIPSLLLSHILVLGLGVYIGKRLSTPPTSSF